Proteins from a genomic interval of Vicia villosa cultivar HV-30 ecotype Madison, WI unplaced genomic scaffold, Vvil1.0 ctg.000273F_1_1_3, whole genome shotgun sequence:
- the LOC131626202 gene encoding uncharacterized protein LOC131626202, whose product MSRIDRFIISDKVVNDWGVIGQRIGERDVSDHCPIWLEVDSKNWGPKPFKFNNEWFSCSSFYAFVEKEWKSFKVEGRGDFVLKQKLFLLKGRLKWWNKEVFGKMDLEIQEEVNEINQRDLLLEVEAEESHPEIVTKRKEATSRFWRNLRIKENMLAQKANLKWLKEGDSNSGFFHKVMKKKRYNHIGPINTSEGVLDSVLEIKEHVVRHFSKKFEEEEGISPLL is encoded by the coding sequence ATGAGTAGGATTGATAGATTTATCATTTCGGATAAGGTGGTGAACGATTGGGGTGTGATTGGTCAAAGAATCGGAGAAAGAGATGTCTCGGACCATTGTCCAATTTGGTTGGAAGTGGATTCTAAGAATTGGGGTCCTAAGCCTTTTAAattcaacaatgaatggttttCGTGTAGTTCCTTTTATGCTTTCGTGGAGAAGGAATGGAAAAGTTTTAAAGTGGAAGGTAGAGGCGACTTCGTTTTGAaacaaaaactttttcttttgaaaggGAGGCTAAAGTGGTGGAATAAGGAGGTTTTTGGTAAAATGGATTTGGAGATTCAAGAGGAGGTCAATGAGATTAATCAACGGGATCTTTTGTTGGAAGTGGAAGCGGAGGAATCTCACCCGGAAATTGTTACTAAAAGAAAAGAAGCTACTAGCCGGTTTTGGAGGAACTTGAGGATAAAAGAGAATATGTTAGCTCAAAAAGCAAACTTGAAATGGTTAAAGGAAGGTGATTCTAATAGTGGTTTTTTTCACAAggttatgaaaaaaaaaaggtataaTCATATTGGTCCCATTAATACTTCGGAAGGTGTTTTGGATTCGGTGTTGGAGATTAAGGAGCATGTTGTCcggcatttttccaaaaaatttgaaGAGGAGGAGGGAATTTCACCGTTGTTATAA